ATCGCCAGCGTAAGACGATGATACGTGGTATCAATCCTCGAATCCATATCGTGTATGTTACGTGTAAGGACATTGAGAAAGATATTTTCAAAGAAGTACTATGGAAGTACTAAGAATTTAACGCAAATGCTTTACCCTACTATATGGTAAACTCCAGTACTGCATGGTTCGCAACTTCATTACTATCTGTGGGTGTCTTTCCAGTTACACATACACTGAGCCCGCTGATCAGTCTTGGGGAAAATATTACAACGGTACATGGGATGGAATCATGGGACTACTGGTTAACAAGGTAATGCATggaatctgaaaataaatactCCATGTCAAAGCAACTTGTCACTTCACCACTTCAGACTGTACCAGGTTTTAGGTCCGATGAGAGACAACGGTGGTGTTCTGACGAAACATGTGGGTTCCACCTTATAAACGCTGGCATGGTGCATAGAGCCAACCCATGTTGAGAGCAGTAAGGGAGGTATTGTGGTTGAAATGTAGTGTCAATTTGTCTGACTATGTGTTCCATATGTACCCACGAACCACTTTCAGGTCGTGATAAACTGATATATTTGTGAACAGGGAAGAATATGCATATCCTGCCACTCCTTAAATCAAATGTCTAGAAAACAACACTTACATGTCATCTTTGTGACACGCAACCTTGTGGAAAGGCAACAAAACCGAAACGGTTCCAATTAGTACATTCATGTTCAAAGCGATGGACATTGATTTAAATCAGTTATGATAATTTCATGAATAATTCTTGTATCACATTTTTTATCGGTAAAAGACGTATTCATTGTTTCTCATTGTGATCATTTCAGAGAGCTGACATATCGGCAGTACCCTATGTTGCGAGCATTCTTCGGTCTGACCACGTGACATTTCTGTATCCAATCAGATACAGCTCCAAGGACATCCTGTACAAAACGACAGGCTCGCGCGTCGACTGGGCAGTACTGCTCTCCTGCTTCAAGTGGCAGGTTTATTTGTGCCTGTCAGTTATTCTGGTTGGGGTGACTACTTTCTTTCTCATGTTCAAAAGAGTTTCAGTCCGTCAGACGGGGCGCCGAAAGGTTGATGACTGTCAGACTCTGGAGACAATAATGTCGACCATTGGAGTCACATGCAGTCAAGGTAAAATGATTCCGTTTTGACCTCTGAGATCAGCGAATATAATGGAGTTAAGACTCATCCTACCACGTCAAATATGATCTTACATGCAAAATGGTATTTGGAGTTATTTATGGTCAATGAGTTAGCAGACATCTCATTATCGATATATACCcagatttgtttctgtaaatatttgctcTTGAACAGTACTTCGATCAGCTGATATAACAAAACACCGATGTAGTCGTATTAGTTTTGTGACACCATTGTGAATATACTAGTAATATGAGAATATCTGCAAACGTTCATGCATTAAAAGAAAACCaggaaaaaaaatatacattgcagGGTCTTCTACACTGTCAACCACAGAGTCTAATCGGATCCTGCTCGCCTTTTGGTGGCTCACTTGCATTCCCATCACATCTGTGTACTCTGGTAACCTGGTTGCCATCCTAACCGTGAGCAAGGAGAATGTTCCATTCACGGGTCTAGATGGTCTAGATGGTCAATACTTAGAACCACGgttttttaaaacatgtatgttACAATGTCGGTTGTATTTAAGGTTAATATTTGATTAACAGTCATATTACTTTGACAGAACAGATACATGTTAATACGCTCGATACTCTACGTCAACCCACTTTGTCATTTAAGTCCAAAAGCAACGACTTGTGGCTTACAAACTGTCATTGCGATTCTTTCCATAACATTCATTCCAAACTCTTCCTCGGGGCAATGTCtaaaatacaaatataactAGAGATACAATTTTACTCTGTATCAATCAGTTGGCTGTTGTATATTTCAACCAATACGCCATCGTTTTATTGCTTTCTCAAGTGCTTCCtttaacaatatatttcatTGGTATAGACCAATGATAACAATACACTATAATCTTCAATTTCAGTGGTTTTCATGCAAGTTGGATAACAAAACGAAAACCTACTCTGAGTCATGCGACAATCTAATGTCTCATCTGTCAAGGGTGTATAACTTTAGGTGAGTTGTtccatatttgcatattttcaaaGAAGGTTAGAAGAGCCTAGTACATACattacatcacgtatattttataattctgcatacaaaactgaaaggaaaaatctgtatgatcATGCATATGAGGATAACAAAACCCGTTCGATATTCATAAAACAATGTGTGCTGAAAGCAAGTGCGACACACAATTCCCAATACCTTGTTCGATGAGAATCCCCGCCATCCCCAggcgcacacacacatgaaaGTAAGCCCCAGTTCTATGTCCTCCACGCATCTAGTTCACACTTCGGAGACTTTGGTGACGTCAGAGAGTTAATTTGGTGACGTCAGAGAGTTAATTTGGTGACGTCAGAGAGTTAATTTGGACTAATTAGTGTTTGAAGAAGTTGAATCATGTTCTTTTACATGTTCTTAGAAAAACGTGCGATCCTGCCTCTGCAGTAACGAACATTAGACACCACGTTTGCAGTGGTTGGAACATTGTTTACAGTACGTTGAAATTTGAAGTTACTCCTTATGTTTTATAATCAGCTAATCTATGCAGAAATTTAAGCAATTTCCTTTCACCAAGACGCTGATCCGCGGAATGTGTGCCACATATATTACGTGTCTCTTGCCAAAACGTTATTATATTGATGTCAATGAGGAAGAGCAATTTTACACATGTCTTTTCTACTGTAAACTTCAGATAGCTACTAAAACATTAAATCCATGTGATTTATAGGCAGTTGTTTCTGAATCGCCAGCGTAAGACGATGATACGTGGTATCAATCCTCGAATCCATATCGTGTATGTTACGTGTAAGGACATTGAGAAAGATATTTTCAAAGAAGTACTATGGAAGTACTAAGAATTTAACGCAAATGCTTTACCCTACTATATGGTAAACTCCAGTACTGCATGGTTCGCAACTTCATTACTATCTGTGGGTGTCTTTCCAGTTACACATACACTGAGCCCGCTGATCAGTCTTGGGGAAAATATTACAACGGTACATGGGATGGAATCATGGGACTACTGGTTAACAAGGTAATGCATggaatctgaaaataaatactCCATGTCAAAGCAACTTGTCACTTCACCACTTCAGACTGTACCAGGTTTTAGGTCCGATGAGAGACAACGGTGGTGTTCTGACGAAACATGTGGGTTCCACCTTATAAACGCTGGCATGGTGCATAGAGCCAACCCATGTTGAGAGCAGTAAGGGAGGTATTGTGGTTGAAATGTAGTGTCAATTTGTCTGACTATGTGTTCCATATGTACCCACGAACCACTTTCAGGTCGTGATAAACTGATATATTTGTGAACAGGGAAGAATATGCATATCCTGCCACTCCTTAAATCAAATGTCTAGAAAACAACACTTACATGTCATCTTTGTGACACGCAACCTTGTGGAAAGGCAACAAAACCGAAACGGTTCCAATTAGTACATTCATGTTCAAAGCGATGGACATTGATTTAAATCAGTTATGATAATTTCATGAATAATTCTTGTATCACATTTTTTATCGGTAAAAGACGTATTCATTGTTTCTCATTGTGATCATTTCAGAGAGCTGACATATCGGCAGTACCCTATGTTGCGAGCATTCTTCGGTCTGACCACGTGACATTTCTGTATCCAATCAGATACAGCTCCAAGGACATCCTGTACAAAACGACAGGCTCGCGCGTCGACTGGGCAGTACTGCTCTCCTGCTTCAAGTGGCAGGTTTATTTGTGCCTGTCAGTTATTCTGGTTGGGGTGACTACTTTCTTTCTCATGTTCAAAAGAGTTTCAGTCCGTCAGACGGGGCGCCGAAAGGTTGATGACTGTCAGACTCTGGAGACAATAATGTCGACCATTGGAGTCACATGCAGTCAAGGTAAAATGATTCCGTTTTGACCTCTGAGATCAGCGAATATAATGGAGTTAAGACTCATCCTACCACGTCAAATATGATCTTACATGCAAAATGGTATTTGGAGTTATTTATGGTCAATGAGTTAGCAGACATCTCATTATCGATATATACCcagatttgtttctgtaaatatttgctcTTGAACAGTACTTCGATCAGCTGATATAACAAAACACCGATGTAGTCGTATTAGTTTTGTGACACCATTGTGAATATACTAGTAATATGAGAATATCTGCAAACGTTCATGCATTAAAAGAAAACCaggaaaaaaaatatacattgcagGGTCTTCTACACTGTCAACCACAGAGTCTAATCGGATCCTGCTCGCCTTTTGGTGGCTCACTTGCATTCCCATCACATCTGTGTACTCTGGTAACCTGGTTGCCATCCTAACCGTGAGCAAGGAGAATGTTCCATTCACGGGTCTAGATGGTCTGCTTGACAGTGGCTATGATGTTGGAATTGAAACTGGATCATACATTGCAGAGATCTTCAGTGTAGGTGATATATTCTCCAGTCGATCATCGACACAGACATTATGTCTAAATGTATCTGAATGGCAAAATATGCTGGTTTAGGGACTCGGACAACTCTGAGTTTAACAAGTCTAAGACCAACCATTGAGAGTAAGTCACTCAATAATAATTTGTTGGTTatacataaaatgaaacacGTTAGATTTATAGGAAACAGAGAACACGGGCGTTTTCACCAGAAGTAATGCACAAGATGAAACATAACCAGACTGGTCCAGATAGTAGAACACCAAAGGTGATGTCAAGTGAACTGAAAACGGAAAATCTAAAGGACGGATAAACTGATTCCATACCGGTCCGAAACGGGAAACAGCAAACTTGTATGGATAATATTTCAATTGACTCCTGTCAAATGCATTTTACACGACTGATCAACTGCGTTTATTGATTAATACTGTATATGACTTGATCGTTGAACACAATAATGTCATGTTCTTTTATCTGATTTATTTTCGAAAGCTTATTTCGAGCACACAATATTAATCCTGCATTAACATTGTTTGGAAAAGTAAGGTAGTTTAAAATATTATACTgggacgtttcggtatagattgcTTATATtgaacttctaaatgcctatcaaacagaCTGGCATTGTTTTATTTGTAAGTCATGCAAAATGTGATACTTCTGCATTAGAAGTCACTGATATCTCTTTGCAGGGATCAAATGACTCGGTAAACAAGCAAATCTGGAAGAAGACCAGGGAGCACCAACGTGACAACCTTACTATTGAGCAAGACAGAATGTATCACAGGTCCAGACTAAATGAAGGGCGGTATGCTTTCATAACAGACAGGGACATTATCCACAGCTATATGATGGAGACATGCGACATGGCTCACacaaagaaaaacatgtttcagtccGCGTCTTCGCTGATTGTACCCAAACACTCTCCTCTGGCATTACTGCTTGATCCAGAGTGAGTACATGAATGACGACATCCTCTGTATGGCCACAAGGAGTATCTTTCCACACCATACAAAAGTATTTTCGAGACAAATAGTGATTGTATCAGATGATTTTATGTAACGAAGAAAATACCATAGAATGTCCAGTCTCTGTTATCCACTCAAATAGACTTCATTCGCATAAGGCATATCTCAGTTGGACCATCCGTCAAGATACCCATTATTCACTGATTCATCACTGGATCACAAAAAATATTCCCGAAGTGCTGGATATCTCAGGCATTTTCATGACAATCGgcctatatatatattagcCAGATAAAGAaatgtgcattgtcaaaatattatcccagttgataagcaAGAtactttaatggagggatcatgagacaaGCGAGAATTTCAATTTCATCTTAACGACCATGCCACGACCATGCCAAAAGCGAactaacgggtatgtccaccattgGCATTGAGAACAGAAGTGCATTGACGACGCATACAGCCTATCAAaggtgcaaggaaggcttgtaggacccatctcgtcccaaacttGCTCTATCGGGGAGGTGAATTTGCAGGGCATGACAGTAGatcaacgttgtggtgttgcaagaaatataTGCAAACCCTTGCTGTATGAGGGTGGGTATTGTCCTgctggaatgttaacccagggttGCAGAAAGGGAACTGCCACAGGTCGAACAATCTGgtccctgtagcccacaccatTTAAGTTGCCCTGAACGATCACCAAGGTGAGTTCTTTAGCCTGCTGatattccaccccaaatcatcacggaagTACTACCAAACCGATTTCTCTCCACGACACAGGCCTGTGCACTACGTTCTTCCACGCGTCAATAGGCAggttgacgtccatcactatgggaaatggTAAACCTGGGTTCATgttaaaaaataacaacatttctccgccaaaacaagggtctgatatgatttcggcaccacattcggcaTTCGATAACGTTGCATCAGGATACgtcgtatggcgggacgtcacggtctgatcccgtgatgacgtaaCTGTTTTGGGGTGAATACGacgaagtcctgggatggtccgggcagtcatcactgcagtctgaaaccagTAACGAAGACGAATCTCCCTTATCCATTTGTcttgtcttggcgttgttacgcGTCGATGTCCAGAACGTGttcgatcgatgacgtcatttgtgttctagTAGTGTCTCACCAGTGCCGAAATGGTTATCCGGTGGCGATGTGCCGCCTCTTGTGGAGACATTCCCCCACGGACCATCCCAGTGGCttcatgacgttgtgcagagGTTAGCCTTGGCATACCATGCCTTTCAATAGCCATTTAAGGTTTTGAACGATCGCAAGAGCAGGGGTTgtgctttccaaagtgacagtatttggTGGCAGTCATtcctctgtttctctttcccggaatgcacgtgcaacaacgtattatTTCACGTCTCAAGGAAACCACTAACGTCAAGGACcatggcacgtgcatgcatgttggatgaATGTCACTTATCTCTGAGTTTACATCCAtatgtctacacaggtttgataaattttagATTTACAATTTATGTATTCACAGTTTCTCTGTGTGCTTAGTATATGTATTGTATGGGAGCCAGGTTACTGGAGGGGTTGCGCTGGTTCACCAATCCCAACTCgctttcatgaataaaatatgtttaaaccatcgAGTACTGGGATCTCGCGCTACTCTGGAGTAGGGAGCTATTTCCAATCCAATAACTGACATACGTGCATGTAGTTTGTCAGTGATACCCGTATCGCTCCACAACCCACGGGTACGCGAGCTGATGCGGATGTTTGTTCCCATATTACTTTTCATGTTCGAATTATGCATGTTTTCCTTATTGTCAAATCATATGAATATAAATTACCTCTTAAAATCAGAGAATGGTTACCACGATGTTAATTGCATTTTCCTCCTCAAACAATTGCAGATTCACCCTTTCACGCGTCTGTGAAAATCTTTCAGTGATTCCTTATCGGAAGGTGCATATCAAATGACAGCACAGCTCTAGTGTGGGTGGTGATAAACGAGTGGGGGATGGGGTGGGTGGTGTTGTGGATCTGTGTCTTTGATTTCAGAATCCCAGGTATTTGAAGAAGAGGAAATCTGAAatgtggttattctgggaaaacaagagatgacctaatatacaGTGAGAaacacactttaggtttatatgatAGACAGACACTCACGTATTTTGTCCCGGTATCACGTATTTGTCCGACATGTGAAGACCTGTTTCAAAATTAGCGCAAACAtgtgaagaccagttttaaaaTCAGTACAAAGATGTGAGTAGGGCAAATACTTCTCGCTTGCTTGTTGGAGTTCAAGATATTTATGTTTCTGATCTGTAAGTTCGAAACCAACCCCAAAGATATACATTTCTCAATCCTTTTACAGGCTGATGGCCCTGTGGGAGCGGGGCATTATTGACAAATGGTATAAACAGACCACCCGTGAAGAAAACGTGTGTTCGTCCAAGGAGGAAGACGATAATGGCTTGAAACTGAGGGATTTGTTAACTGTTCTAGCTGCGGCTGGTGTTGGAGTGGGAATCGCTTCTGTTGTTTTAGTatatgaaatatgcaaatataaagTATTATCTTACATGGAACGGACGTCAGGTGGAGAAGGGTTTTAACCCTAATGACTGTTATCATCTGGCACATGCAGGGATAGTATTTGTGGAGGGATCTCAACGAAAGATATTTCCTCAATCCTTTACGGAGAGGACACATATTAGAGAACATGTGGCATGTAAAAACCATTTACCTACCCTTTGTGTTTCTGTTCCAGGTGTCACAATGAGTTGTTTAAACAGGTCAGACGTTAAGCGTAGTTTGCATATATATCTCACGGATTCCACGTCGGTTTGATCACTGTGGTGAATTGTATTATGAGCTCCATTAGTGAATATCAATATCTACCTACTTTGGTAGATCTTCAGAAATCCGTTAGTCCAACATGTACTAATCGATTACAGTTGAAGAT
The window above is part of the Haliotis asinina isolate JCU_RB_2024 chromosome 1, JCU_Hal_asi_v2, whole genome shotgun sequence genome. Proteins encoded here:
- the LOC137286565 gene encoding glutamate receptor ionotropic, delta-1-like, with product MDNDAFPSTISSHISTVTLFQNLDCVKQNLKFLVLADIETIRPLFQKVQQLDRDLGAGFLLRHFSRWLVVLTTGDVDTLTIDDIVLDNVAVTTIDNIHGQRADISAVPYVASILRSDHVTFLYPIRYSSKDILYKTTGSRVDWAVLLSCFKWQVYLCLSVILVGVTTFFLMFKRVSVRQTGRRKVDDCQTLETIMSTIGVTCSQGSSTLSTTESNRILLAFWWLTCIPITSVYSGNLVAILTVSKENVPFTGLDGLLDSGYDVGIETGSYIAEIFSGSNDSVNKQIWKKTREHQRDNLTIEQDRMYHRSRLNEGRYAFITDRDIIHSYMMETCDMAHTKKNMFQSASSLIVPKHSPLALLLDPELMALWERGIIDKWYKQTTREENVCSSKEEDDNGLKLRDLLTVLAAAGVGVSQ